The region TCTCTGCTGGAGCGGCGCCCTCGGTGGAAGTGGGGGTTTCGACTGGGAGGGCCTCAGCGGTAGAGGATTCCAAACCCGGGAGGGGCGCAAGAGAGGAGGCGGCGTCGCCTGCATTGGGGTCTAGGCCGGGGAGAGGGGCGAGGGTGGGTTCAGCGCCTgcttcggcggcggtggtggtggtgctctcTGAAAGGACAACGCCGGGCACGGGGTCGAGGGTGggctcggcggcggcgggttcTTCGGTGGAGAGgccgggaggagggaggagctcGGGGTTGCCTTCGGCTGGGGGGTTGGCGTCTTCGgtcgggagagggagaggggtgtCGGGTGCGTCACTACCGGCGGCGGGGGCTTCGGTGACGGCGGGATCGGCAGCGGCAGGGTCGGTCACGGCTGGGTCAGCAGCGGGTGGTGCCTCCTCGGTTGGAACCgcaggagggggggtttcAACCGCGCTGGTGACAATGGCTTCGGTAGGAACCTGCACAACAacgacaccaacaccacccgaGGCAAGACCATCGGTGGCGGGCGTAGGCGTAGCAACCGGGTCGGCTCCGGTTTCGATAGCTCCAACGGCTCCATCCGGAGCAGTAGCCGTGGCCTCGACGCCCTCAGCGGGAGGCGAAACATCTCCCTCGCTCGGTTGAGcagcttctcccccttcctgaACCTGCCCATTACAGACCGTAACCGTTACCGGCGGCGCCGTGACAGTAACAGCCGCAGCACCATCCGCTCCAACAGTCTCTGTGATGGTCACTGTCTCAGTCGCGTTCCCAACCGCACCCGCCGCGCCGTCACCCCCAACAGTAATAGTCTGCCGTTCCGTCTCGGTCACCGTCACCTGCTCCTGCCTCGCAACGATGCGGTCGTAGATGCTCATGAATCCATCCGCCAAGTTTGGTGCTGACGAAGGGGCATTCTGGCGACGCGCCAGTCTTGCCCCATCTCGCTCATAAACAGCTGCCTATCTCAAGTGTTAGTTCCACAATCTCAACTTTCCCACTCAGAGAAATCTCTTACCTGGGCGAGCGAGAGGGTGCCCAGAAAAAGTGCTAACGAAGACACATGAGGCCTCATTGTAACATGTACAGATATTAATCACTCGGGCTGTCCAACAACACACGCAACAACGGCACTAGGCAAATGCCGATATCTCCCAaatccaacaacaacaaaatgaCGAGGGAGCGGACACAACAGGCCAGCCGTCGATAAAGAATCGAATGGGATCAACCCAGTGGTggaataaaataaaaaaacgttGGTGAAATCGATTggcgctcctcctcgatgatgatgatgatgatgacaaggTTGAGGACGACAAAGTCTCGAGGTCGCCACACAACAAATCCGCAACTGCTCTCCTCCGATCGATTACCGAGCAACAAACACAAGACGAACTGGATGAACCGCGAACGTGTAAAGGACTTGTGGGGAGTTGCGtatcaacaacaaacagGGGCACCGCCGCCAAGTAATAAAGAATCAAACgtcaagaaaaagaagggaaagggtGGTGTGGGTTAAGGAACGTGGGTTGAAAGGTCCAGACCAGCAAcaagagggaagagagaaaaagagaaacgAAAGATCAAAACTGACGGGACGGGACCATTTTGCTGCTGAGCAAAacaagagagagggagagggaaaagaagctTTCAGGAGTGAGAGAGGAATTCAACAGAGTGGCATCGAAACTGTTTCGACTTTGGACAAGGGGCGCGCCATTGGAGAGCCAAGCCAAGACTGtacctttttttccctgCTGACTCCTGTGTCTTGTTTGCGTAGTATTTGCTTACAAAAAAGGAGAATACAAGCccaggaaggagaaggccgagggGGGAAATACCAAGAAAACATGCTTAAACGCCCCGGCAGCATCATCACGTAGATCACGGACTGTGGTCGCCAAAAGGGACCCAAAAGGTGGTCATCGGCAGACGTGTTCTGGACCTGACCCCCCTGTCACTCCCGCAGTTGCGGAACCTTGCGGCTCAAGGCTGACCCCCTGGCGGTCCCCACGCCGTGAGGGGGCGTGAGACTGACCCCCGACGGTTCCTGTCGGAGGTCGGCCCAGATGAAACAGGCCAATGCCTGAGCGGCGCAGGGGAGCCTGGCTGCTTTGATGACAAGCACAAAAACCAGCAAGAGCCCCgtcgtctttttttttgagaTGGTCTGATGAGAGGGTGATGCGTCGGGGAAGGATTCCTATTTCTTCATTGCTGACGACGATAGGAACAGTGATACCTAGTAGCATGATGTTTGGCTAAACTCACCTTGCAGGACTTTCGCAGAGAGCGAGGTGAACGAAACAGAACCGAACAATATGACTGTACATGCTCGGTAGTTGAGGTCTGAAGTCGAACCTATCGCAATCCATTCAAGTCCGGGGAAGTGTGATATTGGATGGTCGAGCGCCTCATGAGACCCGGCCTGCCCCAGGTTTTGTGAGGGCTGGCGCATCGAGCCGCATCGGATCGCGTGGCCTGCTTTCTGCGGCCCGGTGAAGACGTGATCAGAAAAATGTCGGATTGCTGGCCAATGAAGGATATACACAAAGAtgtgaagaaaaagaacgaGATGTCGGAAGTTGATTGTCGGCACTTGAAGTTGTCAACATCGTTGGATCAATTGGAAGCGGAGCACGTTACGGAAGAACCCACAAAGAACCTCCCGGTGTAAACGAATAGCTGTTCCTGGAAATGCGGGCCAGTTGAGATAAGCCCACAGTGTTCCTATCAAATGATGCTGGACTTGAACGGCATACCCAGCCTACTCAGGCATCCCTTTGAGCTACGGCTTAGAGATTTGAGTGCGAAAAGAAGTAGTGAGCTCTTGCTAAGTCGGCGAACCTCTGTAAGTTGATTTGGTCGGCTCTACCTACTTTCCCTTGGCGTGACTCTCTGTCGCTCAAAGGGATTCAACCAAGGACACACGATCCCAATGTAATTCATGACGAGATGAATCGTTCCCCTTACCCCGCCCCAATCCCACCATATACCCCGCGATATCTCATCGCTAAGGTGAAAAAGTTCAGATTATCATCTTGCCGACTTCCCCTCAATCTCCAGCTGGAAAACAAAGCCTTAGCTCTGATCTACTGGCAGATTGCATTAAATTTGGGAgcaaacaccaccagcagcccaGTCGGCTCATCTGAATAGTTGCTTTTTATTATCGCAAAGCAGGAGGGGTAAAAGGCAACTTGCCAAAAGAAGACATTCCCACATCAAAAGGATGTAATTAAAGAGCTCTCAGTACCCTATGTGCTTTGCTGCTtggcaccaacaacacctgACAACCCACCTCAACAGCACAATCCACGATAGCATCAATCAATATAAACATAGATAGCAATGCCAGTGTACACAGCTACTCTGATTAAAGTACCCCGACAATGCCGTAAAAGAAGAAGCCACCAGGAACGCCTTTCCAAATGTTattctcatcacccccccccccccaacccaaaccacaGTCTAGTCCATCAATGTCATATCCTGTCTCTCAAAAGAGCGTGTCATAACAAACAAAACCACAAACAAAGATCCCCCCCTACCCAACTCAACGCCATGATTTAGCCAATGGGCTTCCAATCTTTGGCGCAAACTGCAAGCTCTTCCTGCGAGCAGCCATCAATCTCATCAAGACTCTCtcatccttttccttgttAAGCACCCGCTCCCCGAGCTCGATAAATGTTGCCCTTTTGGGTGGACAGGTGCGCGTGAGCATCTCTTGCCTTTTGCgttcctcgtcttcatcatcgtcaccagCAACAGATGACATGTCTGAGCCAGGGCTGATGTTGGCCACATAGCGAGCAATGGCTTCAGGGGCAGGGGTCTTGGGCACTGGAGTCAACACCACGCCCCAGGtgtcatcatcgtcttcctTATGCTCCCTGTCGTCCTCCGAGTCGATATCATCAACTGAAATGCGGGGCTCCTCGGGGGTGCGCACCCAAAGGGAGCTGGCACGGCGACTGCTGCTCCGGTTGCTGGCCGGGGTCGTGGGAGCAGTTTGGTTGCCGGTGCGAGTAGTCGAGGAGTTGGTCGGCGTAGAGTTGCTGGAGGTACTACCTTTCACGGGCGCGGGAATGAGCGTGCCGTTCATGTTGGACATGGCGCGCGGTTCCATGCTCTTCCTTCGACGGGCACCACCACGGGGAATAATCTGGGTGTCAATGGCGTAGGGGCCCTCCTCGAGCCATTCGTTCTCACGTTCGCAGCTATTGAGCTTGGTTAGTCTTGGCTCAGAAGGTGAAATATGACAGGTAACAACTCACTCCAACACCCAGCTCACTCCAACACACTGCACCACGCCTTCACTTTGGCGAACCTTTTCCAGAGTACGCTTGCCACCATCCTTGTACACCACGTGAGTGATTCCAATCTTGGAATCCGTGTTGGTGGGATTCCACTTCCACTCCTTGAGGCATCGAGCACCCATTTGCGTGAGCAGCTCAACAAAAATGCCGCTCGCGTCAGCACCCTCAGTGGTGTGAACATCAACAAAGACGACTGCCCCACGGAGCAGTGCTGGGTTCAGATCCCGTCTCGGGGTGCGAGCAGGGGTCCCCAGAGTCGACCAGATATCACCCTTCGCCGGAGTGACGGGTGGGACAGACTTGGCCTgtgcctcttcttcatcctccagTTCTTCAACAAACTCAGTCTTGGTGGGCGTATACGAGATAACTGTTGCGCTCCGAGTTACGCGATCTGTGGGTCTCGAAACGGGGAGACGCGAGGCGCTGCCGGCACGCTGAATTGGCTTAGGGCGAGGAGTAGAGTCGTCGGCCGGCTTGAGAGGCACCTTTGCAACGGTGTGAACTTCTCGTGGGCGCAGGGTACGAGCTGGAGTAACCGGAGGGACAGGACTGGCTGTAGTGGTGGCTCTAGAAGAGATGTTGGGATCCACTGGCAGTTCATTCTCATCTCCGTATTCCTGGCTTGCCTCAGAGATGGTGTCGTCATGAATCGAATTGCTCATGTTGGCCTCAGCCTGTTCGGGCTCCATGAGGGACATCTCATTTGCTTCAGCTGCGAGGGCGGCATCCTCTTCTATGGGAGTGATGTCTTCGAGGATAGGAGTCTCAATCTCAGCGCTGGAATCAAGCGCCTCCTCGTCAACATCCATGGCATCGGACCGATTGAGCATCTCATTCTCAAAGAAACCATTCCCGGGCTCCAGACCGGGAGTCGCGAGATCCTCATTTGTAGACGTgttttcctcctcatctgttTCGTGTGATACTGATAATGGGGAGTTGGCTTTGCTGTTTGTCTTCACAGGGCTAGGTCCCGCAGTCCAGCCATTGAGCTGAGAAGCCAAGGGTGTGAATCCAACGCTGTCATCGATACGAACCCTCTTGGCGGTGCTCCTACCAGACGACATCCTAGGCTGACTGGTCTGAGCACGAGGAGTCCTCAACGAGGAACGACGGCATGGAGTGTTGGGCAGCGCGGTGAAGGCAGACGAGAATGGGTTTTGTCGGGTAGGAGCCTCATCCTCAGAGTCTGTATCCTCGCTCTGGTACGGGTCCAGGTCCTTCTCGCGGAGGCCAAATTGAAATAGGACAGGCGCAACCTTGGGAGCAGGCCTAGCCTGCTTCTCAGGTTCCTCAGCATCGGCGCTGTCAACTGCCATTTCCTCACTCTGTTCCTCAACTCGCTCATTTTCCTGCAGGATAGTCTCGGCTGAGTCATCCTCCGCCACGGCTTCGTCATTCTCTTGTTCGATGAGttccacttcctcctcctcctctccctcctcctctccctcctcctcctgctcctgttcctcctgctcctcctgctccacCTGCTCCACCTGCTCCTCAATCTCGTCATCGACCTTGTTCTCGTTGTTCTCAACGACATCGTCGATGTGTacttcctcctgctcctgcttctcttcctcttcttcctcggacAAGCTCGTCTCAAGAGCCAGAACCGGGTCTGCATGTCGGGGCAGAATAGTCGAGAGACGTCCGGGAAACTCGGGGACTTCCGGTGACACGACTGcgacatcatcttcttcctcttcgtctgTGTTTCCCATGATCATgtcaccatcttcatccgAAAGAGTCCTGGCCTCCTGCTCAACAGGGACCGGCACAGCTGGCATAGGGCTGGCAAGCAACGTGGGCTTCGGCGCAGGGCTCTTgcactcttcctcctcttcttcaatcCTCGGCGGGAAGCTCTTGATCGGTGAGACAACCGAGCGTTTAGCTGGGGATGAGAGCAGAGAAAACTTGAAGGGCGAAGGGTTCACCTGGCTGCCACCGACACTCCCCAAGGCAATGGGAATGGCAAGGGGCTGTCGCTTGGCAGGTGTTTGCAAAAGGCTACACTTGATGGGGGATACCTGACCTTCAGGCTGGGCTTGAGAGGTAGAGGCTGCAAAAAGACCATCAACGCGTCGCGGAGGGGATTTCATACTTCCTTTCCAGGGTGATGGAGGTAGCCGTTTTGCGGGGGTTCCGAGCATGAGGGTGAGTGTGGCATCCGAGGTAGGCATGACCGGCACGTTTTCGTCGTTCTCCGTGGGGTGTCTCCGGTccagggaggaggcgagggccTTGGTGGCGCCCATGGCGGGCTTTACGGGTGCCTTTTTGAATCGTCGAACGGGAACCTTCTCGTCCATACCGAGTTCGTCGTCGGATTCCGCGGCCCGGCTCACGGCGAGCTGGTTGATCTTCTTAGGACTTAATGGAAGTGGCTTATCCTTCGTGGAACTCACTGTATTGGAAACGGCATTTGTTGCTCCTTTGGTAGCACGGGCGGTTCGGCCGGTGGCAGTAGCTCCCTTGCGAACAGGTTTCTTGTTCAGGGCTCCAGTTGTGCTAGCAGCTTGTGTCGAGCTCCTCGAGGGCGGCACAACATTCTCCTTCTCAGGTACCTCGAACTTGACGGTCTTCTTGATCGCTGGTTTAGCGAGGGACTTGGCAGCCGTGCTCGCGGTAGCAGCTGTGGCAGGGCGGCGGGTCGTTGGCTTCTTTGCGGCAGCGGGTCCGGGCTCTGTGGCAGTCTTCTTGGGCTGGGCTGTCCTGGCAGCGGTTTCGGATGCGATGGTCTCGACAGTCTTCCTTGGCCTTCCCCTAGCCCTTGTTGATGTAGATAGTACTGGCGCTGATGGGGCCTCTGTTGCCTTCTTGGGCCTGCCACGTCCTCGGGTAGGCTTCACAGCGAGACTTGAAGATGGCTTGGTGGGCTTCTGCTCTTCATGATCtgactcttcctcctcctcgtcatcaaaCGGGCTCTTCCGCTTGAGAGATCCTCGCGacgtggtggtgttgagcgtcgaggccgaggaggtcgtCAGTGTACCACGGGCCGTCTTCGTCCTGGCCGCAGCAGTCATAATCTTTGTCGTCTTCGAGGCCGGCTCAACAGCCTTGGCTGCGGCACGCGCCCGAGTGACccgttttggtggtgattgggGGTCCATGTTTCGTTGGGTTTTTGGTCGTGTTTTGCTTTTTAGGGGTATTtgaagggaaaaagaaaacacaaGTTGACGAGATGAAAGGACAGCGCGGAAAAGGCCAGAACTAACAGCAATTCCTCATAATAACGCTGACTTGCTGTGGTTGGCGATTGACGTGTGGGCGATGACGCTGCTGTTTACGGTGAAACAGCAACGATGGCCAGTGACCGCTCCTTCTTGTTGAAAGACTTGAATTGTGGGACGCTGTTGCCGCTTGTTGATTTGCGCGACTGCTGTTGCCTAGGAGACGGTGGGGCTACTTGGCGGTGGATCCCTCCCACTCGGCAGTTTCTCTACAAAGCGGagaagggttagggttgcaTTCATTTCCTGCTGTTCAGGCACAAGGACGTTACCTGCTGCTTTTCAACCGTTGCATGAATGATTACAAGGTCATCCATTGCAGAGTCTGATACCAGCTTCACACTCGGAAGCAGTGCTTCCATGAGTTGTTGTGGGCAATGAATGTTGTCAGGCGAGTGTCGGTGTGTGAAGTAAGCTGGAGCAGCCATCAGTCATGGTGCCGTAGATGCCACTGGAGTATCGCATGAATTGACATATTCCATAGCTCATCCATGGCTCatccgaaaaaaaaaagagcatCTCATATGATACTTAATGCAAGATAGTTGATTTTGTGAAGAAAAATGAATTGTTGATTAGGGACGAGATCTGGCAGGAGATTCTCAGTGCTTTCTTTGGTCAGCCCCACTGCCAAACGTCAGAGTTCAAGCTTCAGGCTTTGTGAATGAGAATTTACATTGCATGTAACGACAACCTTCAACCATTAGACCTTGGAATCCTAACCGGCATTCTGACGACAATCAAACACCCACTAAATTTCCGAGAGTTACCAGTTTCATTTGCCTGAAAACAAAGCGATGTCCATCGATCTCAATTGGGAAACGGTCACGGGCGGCCCTGATGGACAAGAGCTTGCCGACAACATCCGCGATTTCATCCACACCAAGTTCCAATCAGTACCATTACCGCGTTTCATCAAATCAGTCACCGTGCATGACTTTCAGTTTGGGACGATACCGCCAGAGATTGAGTTGAAGGATATCACCGACCCGTTACCAGACTTTTACGAGGAAAATCTTGATTCGGACTTGGCATCAGAGTCTGGcagtgaggaggatgaggaggaaatTGCAGATGACCGAAGACGGCGACAGACTGAAGCGGTGTTagctggcggtgctgggGCTCATAATCCCTCAGCTCTCCCACCACATCTCAGTCTTGGTGGTCTCGGAGGTTTGGGTGgtcttggtgctggtggttcACGCAATGGAGGAGACATAGGGAGCCCCTTTTTACGAGTCAACACGCCCGGTATTCCGGGAggcacctccaacctccacTACTTTCACTCCCAATTCGCCACGGGATTATCAGGCACCCAAACACCACTCGCCGCCGTAGCAGGAGCTCACCACCTCAACAGCGCCGCCTGGCTAGAAGGCCACGGCCACAGCTCCTCAGCACCAAACCTCCACCAATACGGCGCCCCAGACTTTGGCGGTGTCGACGGGC is a window of Podospora pseudopauciseta strain CBS 411.78 chromosome 1, whole genome shotgun sequence DNA encoding:
- a CDS encoding hypothetical protein (EggNog:ENOG503PRAY); the protein is MRPHVSSLALFLGTLSLAQAAVYERDGARLARRQNAPSSAPNLADGFMSIYDRIVARQEQVTVTETERQTITVGGDGAAGAVGNATETVTITETVGADGAAAVTVTAPPVTVTVCNGQVQEGGEAAQPSEGDVSPPAEGVEATATAPDGAVGAIETGADPVATPTPATDGLASGGVGVVVVQVPTEAIVTSAVETPPPAVPTEEAPPAADPAVTDPAAADPAVTEAPAAGSDAPDTPLPLPTEDANPPAEGNPELLPPPGLSTEEPAAAEPTLDPVPGVVLSESTTTTAAEAGAEPTLAPLPGLDPNAGDAASSLAPLPGLESSTAEALPVETPTSTEGAAPAETTPAEESAPAEETAAPTTPPPPAAASSLDSTLSLANPTPTVPLIPEGAFGGVASLIPIASAEAPPPPAATTPAVANGAAESVNNGGVAVPVVDIDLEGVKLESQLNLGGLVQATAAAAAVAI
- a CDS encoding hypothetical protein (COG:L; EggNog:ENOG503NYCZ), producing MDPQSPPKRVTRARAAAKAVEPASKTTKIMTAAARTKTARGTLTTSSASTLNTTTSRGSLKRKSPFDDEEEEESDHEEQKPTKPSSSLAVKPTRGRGRPKKATEAPSAPVLSTSTRARGRPRKTVETIASETAARTAQPKKTATEPGPAAAKKPTTRRPATAATASTAAKSLAKPAIKKTVKFEVPEKENVVPPSRSSTQAASTTGALNKKPVRKGATATGRTARATKGATNAVSNTVSSTKDKPLPLSPKKINQLAVSRAAESDDELGMDEKVPVRRFKKAPVKPAMGATKALASSLDRRHPTENDENVPVMPTSDATLTLMLGTPAKRLPPSPWKGSMKSPPRRVDGLFAASTSQAQPEGQVSPIKCSLLQTPAKRQPLAIPIALGSVGGSQVNPSPFKFSLLSSPAKRSVVSPIKSFPPRIEEEEEECKSPAPKPTLLASPMPAVPVPVEQEARTLSDEDGDMIMGNTDEEEEDDVAVVSPEVPEFPGRLSTILPRHADPVLALETSLSEEEEEEKQEQEEVHIDDVVENNENKVDDEIEEQVEQVEQEEQEGEEEGEEEEEVELIEQENDEAVAEDDSAETILQENERVEEQSEEMAVDSADAEEPEKQARPAPKVAPVLFQFGLREKDLDPYQSEDTDSEDEAPTRQNPFSSAFTALPNTPCRRSSLRTPRAQTSQPRMSSGRSTAKRVRIDDSVGFTPLASQLNGWTAGPSPVKTNSKANSPLSVSHETDEEENTSTNEDLATPGLEPGNGFFENEMLNRSDAMDVDEEALDSSAEIETPILEDITPIEEDAALAAEANEMSLMEPEQAEANMSNSIHDDTISEASQEYGDENELPVDPNISSRATTTASPVPPVTPARTLRPREVHTVAKVPLKPADDSTPRPKPIQRAGSASRLPVSRPTDRVTRSATVISYTPTKTEFVEELEDEEEAQAKSVPPVTPAKGDIWSTLGTPARTPRRDLNPALLRGAVVFVDVHTTEGADASGIFVELLTQMGARCLKEWKWNPTNTDSKIGITHVVYKDGGKRTLEKVRQSEGVVQCVGVSWVLDCERENEWLEEGPYAIDTQIIPRGGARRRKSMEPRAMSNMNGTLIPAPVKGSTSSNSTPTNSSTTRTGNQTAPTTPASNRSSSRRASSLWVRTPEEPRISVDDIDSEDDREHKEDDDDTWGVVLTPVPKTPAPEAIARYVANISPGSDMSSVAGDDDEDEERKRQEMLTRTCPPKRATFIELGERVLNKEKDERVLMRLMAARRKSLQFAPKIGSPLAKSWR